In the Salvia miltiorrhiza cultivar Shanhuang (shh) chromosome 8, IMPLAD_Smil_shh, whole genome shotgun sequence genome, AACGGACTTCTGATGGTGGCTGCTTCTCTATTTTTCTATCAATTCCTCATTCTTTCTTCATGAGATTTGCCAACGAGGTAACAGTCCCTTTTTGAGTATTCTGTTGACAAATATATACCACAGGGTTAATTAGTTTGGAAGATTTTTGTCAATTATTTGTTCTTTGATAATTACATGAAATGATCTGATATACTTATGTATATAGAAAAGGGATTGGACTTCAATAATTACACATGTGGATGGAATTGGATTCTGGGACGCTCATAGAGCATTTTGGGTTTTCCTTTCACTATTTGTATCTATTCGAATATTCTTGTATAATATTATTACATTTGTTGAAAGTTATTATTATGTTTACATTTTGCTTTGTTATGACAGTATGCATTACTTTTTGGTGGATTGGTTTATACTACCAATAAATATCCATTTATTGGGATGTATGGTAATAATGCCCTAAGTTTATAAATTTGATTATACTATCCAGGAGCATGCGATCTATACGTGTAGGTGTAGCCTCTTACTTAACATGATGAGCTTATAAttgaattattatataatattacataattgttcttaaattaaaaataagaggTATATGATAGATATAATTgataaatataagtatataattATTGCCCTTCAAGTAGGGACATATTtagcaaatcaaattttataaagtAGATACCTTTTATACAGAGTGTATAGGCCTCATGTTTTCAACTCACATATGATATAATGATGGAGCGGTTAATTCGTGATTTAAATGTCCAGATTTCTTAAGGTGTTTGGTTTGAATTATAAGGCATAATTGATGAAATAGTTCTACTTAATTAAGTGCTTGGTTTCAATAATTCGGACAGTGATGGATAACTCGACCTGCattctaaaatttctaataatcaaattgagtgattatttatcactgTTAAATTAggtgaattatttaatcatcttCCTATATCATCAATCTtatcaatctcatccatcaaacCAAACCTCCGTTAACAAGAGCACAaagaatcaaatttgatgaggATGATCATCTTCATCAAAGATGTACAAGTAGGGTACAGCAGGTGTAGGTTCATGAGTCTCATCACAATCCTTCTCACTCTCTTTCCAACCTAAATGCTTAATGTACATTTCATCAAAAGCATCCATGTTGAGGCCTGACGCTACAAACACTTCTAACTCTTCTACAAACCTCTCTGTCCTACCTGTCAAAAATGGCCTCACCGCATCCGAAACTGCCGCTCTGAACTCTTCTCGCGCCTTTTCAGTCGAGACACTAGTCTTCTTTGACCAATCCCTGCAACATTGAAGAAATGATGACAATCATCCAGATCTCTGCAAATCGCATTTAGAAATTAAGATGCACAATACCTTCTTAACGAGTCGACAACACCAAGTACGTGATGCATGATAACGTCGACATCCTCCTCCTGCATATGGAGTGAACGATATACATGTAATCTACAATACTCTCTCAAGCGACAGAGAACATCAGCAGTAACTAGGGTACCTAAAAACTGACTTGACTTGACTTAATAATGATTATTAATCGGCATAATAGATTCTGACCAGACAATCCATGTTTCTTCTCTCAGATCCAAACATTCTACAGTCTTCATTTTCTTTGTTATCAAAGGCGTATATTAATTCATCAATTAGGCTCCTACAAATATAAATTCCAATCATATCTTCAGTACTCAAATGTCAAATCTAGTGGAAGAAAAATATGTAAAGGGAGACGCTGAGAATCAGATGAACGCTGAAACTGTTAAGTATTTGGCGTTGTATTGATAAAGAAAGAATCTTTGCATTCTTGACTGACAACTTCCACAAAGACCTACACTAGACTGTATTAGTAAGAAATCTAGAAACATTGGCAGAGGGTAGAAGGTCTTGTGTCGGGTTGAGGTGGAAATTAATGTCCACcagatatatataataaattactgtGTGATCCATCTAAAGGCAATTTATTCCGATCGCGtaagtttttccatcttccaAACAATTTATGTATTAAAATTTACAAGGATAATCCTGGTAGAGTATTATTCAAAACTAACCACTTTGTCAAGTGCAATAGGAAGGGTGGTGATTTATACTCAATTCAGTTATCAAAAGATTGGGAAATAAATGGAGAATATAAGAATGAATACCTGCATTACAGCCTGAATTTCCCTTCTCAACCAGTCAGCTAGGAAATGATTTTGCCGTAGATACTTGCGAAACTTCCAGTAAAGTGAAACATGTACTTTTTCAGCAATATCACCTGCCACCACATAACCAGGGTTTGAAAGGGGGGGTGATTAAAGCTAATTACAAGATTGAAATTGAATAGAGCAATTCAAATAGCAAAGGAATTGAAAAAACCTGGGTCGGTGTAGTAGCATTTCAGCCTATATCTGTGAGCTTCTGAAAAGAATTCACTGTGAAATCACAATAAACGatcaaataattgaataatttgcAGTCGAGAAACTAAGAAAAGGTAAAGATGAAGATCTCATAAATATAGGCTCAAACTAAACCAACTCTACCATACCTATCTCCCAAACTCTTGCCAACATAATGCCGTTGAAAAGAAGTTCCATCATATCCACAGATAATCGAGAAGTTCTCTCTCTGAAGAAAGGTATaaaagaatgtaataaaagataaaaacagCCCGAAGAGGAATAGAGCATTCATAAATTATCCACTGGTAACTGTTTACAAATAAATATACTTATTCATCTCTATCTTTTCTTGTCGCCATATTCTGGCATTTTGGTATCACAAACTAAAGAGAAACCCTacgaaagaaacaaaaactaGTATTTTATTCCTATTCATCTCTCAAGAGGATGTGGACAACGGAGATCATCAGACCTTTAGCAAGCTCCTCGACCTACACAAAAATCTTGATAGACTGGAAAGCAAAACTATTGTTAAACTACACAGCATCAGTAGTTTTACCTAGCTAGCCCGATTAAGATTTGCTAAAATCTCCTTACCAAGCATGCAGGTCATTCCGAGTTTTGGCCAAATAATAGGTTCTTAACTTGCTAGAACCGGTAAGCATGGGATACCACATGTTAATAAATATAGGAACTATCAAAGTGAGATCTTGTCATTGCAATAACACAAGAAAAAGGCTCACATCCATTATATGATTTTCCCAAGACAATTGCATCAACAAGGATTATTGTTTACAAAGAGAGTATCATGATCGGTTTCATAAAAGTGAGCAAAGTATCTACGGTGATGAAATTTGTTACAGAAAATTTGACgtgattttaaaatataattgcaTCAGCAAACATACAAAGGCATAAAATATATGTTAACATCCTTGATCAACTAAGACTAATGTTGAATTAGTAAATGAAAGGTGAAAACCAAAATATAAAGCTTACCTTGCACAAAGGACAAGTCATCGATGAAGATGAACAGGATTGCCGGCGTGCAACTATATTGATCCATTTCACTATGCAGTGATAGCAAAATTTGTCTGAAACATTTGAGCTTAAACATCAATGGATAATTAAAAACCACAATATGCCTTCTTCTTTCTGGATAAAATTTCAAGTAGCATATTTACAAAGACAGCTTGAAATAAAGGCCGAGACAGCATACAAAGTCTCGCAAAAACTATGAGATATGCATCTTCCAAACATCAGACATAAAGTTTCTGAAATTCACTCCATAGAACTATTCTCCATCAACATAAGAATTAAAGTTCCAATATTAGAATCTCACTAAAAACTACTTAACCATCTAAATATCATAATTAAAATGTAGTTTATTATGCCTATAGAGTCACTAGCTCCTTTTAAGATCTTTTACTAGTATAATTTGCATCTTCAAACTCCTTGGTTTCTTTCTATTTTCCTCTCCTCATTTCCTCTCTACTTATTGCACCTCAAAATGATTCATTACCTACTCCAAATTCCAATCAAAACATACTCGGAGGGTTCAATTTCAAGAAGAACGATCTGAAGTAATTGCAAATCAACTCTGGGAAATTAATTTTTCAAGAACATGGAGAATGTAAAAAATGAGTTGAAAACAAGAAGAGAAatcaaaattgaattaattgaagAATAATATCGCGGAAATGGAGGCTTACGGAAACACTGATCCAAATAGGATTCTTGCGTTGTAGGGGAGAGGCAAATGGGGCACGGATTATGGGTCGGGGTCGGGCTCGGGCTCGGGCCGGCAGAGGAGCCGCTCAACCTTTCTTCTTCTGCCATATGATTATCTGAAACCACCCTCTCATTaaataactactccctccgtcccaatattgttggccacatttcctttttgatcTGTTCCATTATTATTGGCCACTTTCCAAAATAAGGAaaaattagacttaattaaagACCTTAATTAACTCACTAAATGAACCCTAATTATACCCTACTTAAACCTATTTTTTGGCATCATTTCTTTTCAACCTAGCCGCAacccttttttctctctctctcatcggtCCAACCCTAGCTGCCACACTTCGGCTCTCTCTCACCGTCGAATCACCGATTGAACGACGATTACCCCTCTGAATCTAGGGGTTTCTCCCTTGGTTCCCCGATTAATTGCATGTGTCCGTCTTTTTCGGCCCATTTCATACGCTGTGATGAAGAAACACACGATTTGGTCCGACGAGCAGGCGTCGCCGGAGCCCGTCACCTCTCTGAGCGGTGTCCTGTTGGCCGCATCTCCCTAAGCCGGTGTTAGGTAGAATCTATGTGCTGCCTTTGTGATGTAGAACCACTTTTCATCTATGTGAATGGTGTTGTCCATAGCCTTAAACTTCAATGCCAACATAATGCGATCAAATTCCAATGCCTCTAATGAAAAACGCAGTCGCATCAACTTATTTGGGGCTGTGAGATCCGGCTTAATAGCACTTGAATGAGCTCTGATCAGCCCCTTGTTTACCCACCTCCAAACTGTGcttttgctttgatttatcCCCACTGCAAGTCGTCTaattgttgatcttttgtgtaGCTCTAGGCTTTGAATTAGCTCTATGTCGACGCTAACTCTTTTTCTTCTTGCAGCACTGGTTTGTGGCttgttaaaaatatttaatcacctttttccttttgtttcttgGCAGCCGCCCAAAGTCGAGTGACGGTGCGTTGGGAGGAGTTGAAGAGGGCTGCAGCCTAGTTGAAGAGGGCTGCAGCCTCCTTCATGGCACCATATCTAGGTTTGCCATTCTTCAAATTTGCAAGAAGAAACTGCACTATTTTGTTCCTATCTTTGGTAGAGAGGTCTTTGATGACCATAGTGTATGtagtttttgaatttttggaGCAGAACTTGTAGTTTTTGAGTTTTTGGAGCAGAacttgattagtgaaaatcTCCAAATGATGGCAGATTTATAGATTTGTTTTTGGGGGAAACTAAATTTGTACTCAAATTTGTGTAATGATGGAGATTTATAGATTTGGAGGCCAAAAAAACTGCGGCCTCTTTTTGTTCATTTTTGTcttatttaaattgttttttgttAGTCATAGCTTTGAGTTAATTTAAAAACTTGAAATTAGTGAATACTGGTGACGTCAAATTAATGAATGGAACAGCCGAAATTATTGAATATTGGTGACTTCATATTTAAAGTTGACTTCAAATTAATGAATGGAACAGCCGAAATTATTGAGTATTGGTGACTTCATATTTAaagtgaaaaatgaaacaaCAAAAATGAATGAAAACAGCCGAAAATGACTTCATAATTATAGAGTTAATTAATGAATGAAATAGCCGAAAATGAAACAgcgaaaaaaaacaaaaaaagtgaAATATATTTAAAGTCAAATGAgaataacaaattaattaaatgccTCTAATTATATGGGGACCACACTTATCTCCACTAACTATTCCTTTTTTAATCTCAGTGTCGAAAAGAATGTgaccaacaatattgggacggagggagtacttcttccaaaaaaaaaattaaataaatatatccattattaaattgataattttaCAGAAGAATACACAAGCATACTCATACTATACTgtaacctttttttttctctattacATACAGTTTGTATGCTGCTCAAAACATTTTCTaggtatttaaaaaaaatcgctTAACTATTTTGGATTGAGATTCAGTGTATTATATTTGATGTcccattttatattttattttcaattttatttattttattatatattttctctctaatttcaactttatatgctttaatttaattttatgattattaattggggtttattccatctaattagggtatataattattttttattatttaatttcacttttattttctaataataggctgataaattataaataatggtgtattattttctaaaataaaattaagtataAATCATACTAGtattataaaatttttattaaaaattattatttaaataataataattataaaagtgAGAGAGACAGTGCACACATAAAATTATAGAACACCGAATCTTATCCCCTTGGTCTCACTTTGTTAATGTCCTATTCTTTCTTGATATGTTCAAATATATAGTTCactttctaaatttaaattgcattactttcttaaaaaattattaaaaacaaTGTGATAGCATCAAAGTGAAATGGTAGGAGTATTGATTTTATGGTTTGAGCTCGATTCGACCATGAATTTGATTGTGGAGAATGAGGAGGGTgcatttgagagagagagagagagggagagagattgTATGATAAAGAAGTTGAGAGAGAAATGTTGAATTGATCATCACTCCAGCGGAGTAAAACCTCCTTTAACATACTGCAAACAAGAAAATGGCATGTTAAGCAGTTTGTCCACCTCAAGACCTTTGCAAATCAGAGTGTTCAAAATTGTATTCCACTCCATACTAT is a window encoding:
- the LOC130996947 gene encoding uncharacterized protein LOC130996947, which codes for MAEEERLSGSSAGPSPSPTPTHNPCPICLSPTTQESYLDQCFHKFCYHCIVKWINIVARRQSCSSSSMTCPLCKRENFSIICGYDGTSFQRHYVGKSLGDSEFFSEAHRYRLKCYYTDPGDIAEKVHVSLYWKFRKYLRQNHFLADWLRREIQAVMQEEDVDVIMHHVLGVVDSLRRDWSKKTSVSTEKAREEFRAAVSDAVRPFLTGRTERFVEELEVFVASGLNMDAFDEMYIKHLGWKESEKDCDETHEPTPAVPYLYIFDEDDHPHQI